One stretch of Chloroflexota bacterium DNA includes these proteins:
- a CDS encoding class I mannose-6-phosphate isomerase, producing the protein MNITYPLLLEPVVKEKIWGGRMLETVARKTLPPDLPIGETWEAWQGCRIANGPQTGRTLGSLIAADARGMLGAGGSTQLPLLFKYIDACDHLSVQVHPDDAQARAMEQYPFGKTEAWYVLAADPGATLVHGFRRDVDEAMVRNALARGTLTDLLAFVPVQAGDVLFVPAGLVHAIGKGIVLAEIQQNSDTTYRFYDWDRRDSAGRPRDLHVEQSLRVSDLSALPAHMVPALTVERDGLSQAYLVACRYFAWERWRVTRDAVAPAPVCKFQIVTLLSGEALLHYGGGEPVRVPHGQTLFIPAVLPAYRIAPQTDACELLCAYVPDLAADVVAPLRAAGYTDAQIARLGGPIARQNDLLPVID; encoded by the coding sequence ATGAATATTACCTACCCGCTGTTGCTCGAACCGGTGGTCAAGGAGAAGATCTGGGGCGGGCGCATGCTCGAAACGGTTGCCCGCAAGACGCTGCCGCCTGATCTGCCGATCGGCGAGACGTGGGAGGCGTGGCAGGGCTGCCGAATCGCCAACGGGCCGCAGACCGGGCGCACGCTGGGGTCGCTGATCGCCGCCGACGCGCGCGGCATGCTCGGCGCGGGCGGCAGCACGCAGTTGCCATTGCTGTTCAAGTACATCGACGCGTGCGACCACCTCTCGGTGCAGGTACACCCCGACGACGCGCAGGCACGGGCGATGGAGCAGTACCCGTTCGGCAAGACCGAGGCGTGGTACGTGCTGGCCGCCGATCCCGGCGCGACGCTGGTGCACGGCTTCCGCCGCGACGTGGACGAAGCGATGGTGCGCAACGCGCTGGCGCGCGGCACGCTGACCGATTTGCTGGCGTTCGTGCCGGTGCAGGCGGGCGACGTGCTATTTGTGCCGGCGGGTCTGGTGCATGCGATCGGCAAGGGAATCGTGCTGGCCGAGATTCAGCAGAACTCCGACACGACCTACCGCTTCTATGATTGGGACCGGCGCGACAGCGCGGGCCGGCCGCGCGACTTGCACGTCGAGCAGTCGCTGCGCGTTTCCGACCTGAGCGCACTGCCCGCGCACATGGTGCCTGCGCTGACAGTCGAGCGCGACGGACTGTCGCAAGCGTATCTCGTGGCGTGCCGCTACTTCGCGTGGGAGCGCTGGCGCGTGACGCGCGATGCCGTTGCACCGGCCCCGGTCTGCAAGTTTCAGATTGTCACGCTCTTATCGGGCGAGGCGCTACTCCACTACGGCGGCGGTGAGCCGGTGCGCGTGCCGCACGGCCAAACGCTGTTCATCCCGGCGGTGCTGCCGGCGTACCGCATTGCCCCGCAGACTGATGCGTGCGAACTGTTGTGCGCGTACGTGCCCGACCTCGCGGCCGACGTGGTCGCGCCGCTGCGCGCGGCGGGCTATACCGATGCACAGATCGCGCGGCTCGGCGGCCCGATCGCGCGGCAGAACGACCTGCTGCCGGTCATCGACTAA